The genomic stretch TTGACCGGTTAGGAAGTGCTGCCCTCGAGCATCAACCCGGCGAGCGCAACATCGATATTTTTACGATCTGCCAACGCGGTCAGGTCGACGAACGCGTGGTCTCGATACTCGATGACTTTGGGATATTCGAGCGAAGCATCCGCCTAGACGGCGATGAAATCAACATCGTCAGTCAACATATTGTCGAGGCCGCTCTTGCTGCGAACAACGATGATTGGCGTTCCCTATCGGAGGAAGTACGCGCTGTTGCGAGCGATGGCAGCGAAGTTCTACACACGCCACTATTAGACGAGTTGCCTTGGCGACCCAAGCAGACTCGCGCCCTCGCTGATTATTTCGATCGAGTCGGGGTACTTGGCCCAGTTCTCGAGCCCTCAGACGCGCGTCGCGCGATCGTGCGGAGTGAAGTGGCACTTCGAAGTTGGATGCGCCTCATCAAATCTGCAAACGGTCTGCGCCTCTGGTCTGGGGAGGATAGGGACACGCCGTCACGAAAATTCCGATTGCTTCACTACTACCGCTCTCCTTATTCAAAAGCACCGATAGAGCCGCGATTTTTACTTCCCGGCGTCGATCCTGGCGACGGCCGGCGCTATGCCTATCTCGACCGCCGGCGTGCTCTTGAGTCGCCGCCTGTCGCGACTGTTCATGTCGACGATAACCCCGTGACTCGGCTTAACTTTCTCGATCATGGAGATCCAGTCCATGAGACATTGTTAGCGGAGTGGGCGAAAATCGGAAAGGATGGACCTGCATGCGTTGAAGTGCTTTTCCCTGAGGGGCATCCACTTAAAGATGAAGCACGACGTGGGGTCTATCTAATCGCGATTTTGAGTTGGATCCCGGGAGAACTCCACCTATCTGAACCAGACCTGTCATCGGTACTGCCTCGTCTGGAGGAAACGAACATACGCCAAGAGCGCAAGCCCATCTTGGATGCAATTGCGAACATGGAGGAGGATCTCCGCGCAGACCGTTTTTGGCTCAATAGCGTCCTTACACCTCGCCTGGATGTTCTGGCTGCACAATATGTCGATGGCGGTTGGAACCTCGCTGAACCAGGTATCGCCGACGCACTTCTGATGCCATGGAGTCTGACGGTGCATGGCAAGGATCGGACCCTTTCCAAAGGGACGGTCACCGGTTTGACTGCTGAACTTAAAACCGCGCGGAATTCCGGTCTTGAGTTGCTGCGCAAAGAGTATGCAAACCGGCATCAACGCTCACTCGGCGAACGCATCGATCTTCAAGATAGAATCGCAAGCAGACGTTATCTTATCGACTCGGAGGCAACCGACCTTGTCTTGTTGAGGCAAGCGCAACTTGATGACGCGGTTGCTCAAAACCTAGAAACAAGCGAGCAAGGATTTGCGCGAAGCCGTTTCCGCACGATTCGTAATGCCCGAGACATGGCGGTGCATGCACGCGAGGTGAGACTTGCCCGCTTCGCCGGTTTGGCCGAGGCACTGGTAAAGCCCGCGTTCAGCCAGTACAAACTGGTTACGCTGACGGTCGCATAATCAACTTTGCGACCGACGCCAGTTATCGAAGCACTGGTTGGCCGCCTCGCTTACTTGCCAGGTCCAAGCCCTCGGCCCCGGTCCGCCGAGAAGGCGCATTGCACGAACGAATTGGGTTGGAATGGGATGCTGAAAGGTAAGGACACCGTTTCGCCAGTTTGAATTCTCGGGCGTTTCAGTCACGACGCCTCGCGCGAGCAGCGCCCACGCCCACTCGTCCCAGTTGTAAAGGTCTAAGGCTTGTGCTGCGGAACCCTCCACCGTGGCGAGGATTGGATGCCATTCGTTGGGCGCACGGCCAGGCCGAACTCCGCACCATGTGCCATTAGGAACTGTCGAAGCCCAGCGACCAGAAACTTCAGGGGTATCACATCGGCCAAACCAGACTGTAGCGTCAGGCGAACCGACTACGGCCCTCATTGTGACGGGGTCAAGCGGATTCCCCTCGTGGGTAACCGCATCCGTTAAGCACCGCCAGAACTCTCGGAGCGTGCTGTCGGCTTGTCCACCGACTCGCCGTGCTAGATGTAAATGGAAACCGGCAGGTCCAATCCAATCAGAAAACGGCACCGATTCGAGGGCAACCGGCACGGACGATGTCAGTCGCGTATAGCGAGGACCGTGAAAGTCGTTCGGCAAAGGGGCAGCAACCTTACCCAGCACGATGAAGGAGCCGTCGTTGATGCTGACAATCGACGGCCTAGACAATGCCAGACTGTCCTTTCCATCGAGGCGAATACGAGTGAACTCGCCAATGTCGATCAGCGCGTCGATGACGTCCGTGACGCGGTTGCGGACCAGACCTTCGTCGAATCCGGCCGCGATAAACTGTCGATGCAGATATGTAGTTACACGTGCGCGCGCCGGAGAGCGCCAGGATTGAATGCAAGTTCGCGCTGCTTCTGCTACAGAGTCGACCGCTGGTACGTCCTCGCGGTC from Paraburkholderia phymatum STM815 encodes the following:
- a CDS encoding SNF2-related protein, yielding MNDPFVDLCLGVQALRRSVERQIAGLGGATGVAAMSYPHQLANVQRVLTDSRIRHLLADEVGLGKTVQALMVLNALRIQNPKHRALILVPENLAPQWLLECQSRAHFVPLDHAPPRDETGTHVRIAYYEQLRSVTEIDPAVYDLLIVDEIHRLQSDARQRIAEVAGDFRQLLLLSATPRLEDAQAFRQLLTILEPARISLAARSSETPEIVLREREAAIATLAANGTHDQWMQVGLALPPEQTSLATLARTHCILRRVIHTRRRDFPDLLPQRVHHRIAVESTGDENARLEEVWKFISRSAENDATTDLARLGQVALRSPRALSERINILRRRDQRDPEGFLLAATRHLDAGNGDSRLEALIDLLVDIWNVDPEEAVLVVAEDNPTVDYLSTAIPQYLPEIGARGRRRPLSITVKRNRDAAATADIVDLFAEYGESLGGFVNGEAQLLIAADLAQVGLNLQHARKLIFFSIPWSPIAVEQWIGRLDRLGSAALEHQPGERNIDIFTICQRGQVDERVVSILDDFGIFERSIRLDGDEINIVSQHIVEAALAANNDDWRSLSEEVRAVASDGSEVLHTPLLDELPWRPKQTRALADYFDRVGVLGPVLEPSDARRAIVRSEVALRSWMRLIKSANGLRLWSGEDRDTPSRKFRLLHYYRSPYSKAPIEPRFLLPGVDPGDGRRYAYLDRRRALESPPVATVHVDDNPVTRLNFLDHGDPVHETLLAEWAKIGKDGPACVEVLFPEGHPLKDEARRGVYLIAILSWIPGELHLSEPDLSSVLPRLEETNIRQERKPILDAIANMEEDLRADRFWLNSVLTPRLDVLAAQYVDGGWNLAEPGIADALLMPWSLTVHGKDRTLSKGTVTGLTAELKTARNSGLELLRKEYANRHQRSLGERIDLQDRIASRRYLIDSEATDLVLLRQAQLDDAVAQNLETSEQGFARSRFRTIRNARDMAVHAREVRLARFAGLAEALVKPAFSQYKLVTLTVA